The Blautia pseudococcoides genome segment AGCAGCAGATGGAATAGTCATCTCCCCATACCGGCCGCATCACATCGTCATTTTCATACTGGATAGAGCTGGTCTCCACAGAGATAAATGCAGCGTATTTCTTAAAGTTTTCAGGCAGTCTTGATGAGTAGAGAACCGTCAGGTTCGGTTCCGGCGCAGGACCCATATTCTCCAGTGTGCGGAGGATTCTGTAATCTGTCTTTGTGACCATGGAACGGCCGTCCTGACCCATGCCTGCCACCTCCACGGTAGCCCATACCGGGTCTCCGGAGAAGAGCTGGTTGTAAGAAGGAACACGGGCAAACTTAACCATTCTCAGCTTCATGATAAAATGGTCTACCAGCTCCTGTGCTTCTTTTTCCGTCAGTGTACCATTTTCCAGATCTCTCTGCATGTAAATATCCAGGAAAGTTCCCACACGGCCCACACTCATGGCTGCACCATTCTGTGTCTTGATGGCAGCCAGGTATCCGAAATACAGCCACTGAACTGCTTCCTTAGCGTTCTGTGCCGGTTTTGAGATATCATATCCATAGCTCATAGCCATTTTTTTCATATCAGCAAGGGCACGGTACTGCATGGAAATCTCTTCTCTCTGACGTATGATCTCATCTGTCATGATACCACAGCCGCAGTTATCGTAATCTTCTTTTTTCTTTTCCATCAGGAAATCAACACCGTAAAGCGCCACTCTTCTGTAGTCGCCCACAATACGGCCACGGCCATAAGTGTCCGGAAGTCCTGTGATGATTTTGTTATGACGGGCTTTTTTCATCTCCGGTGTATACGCATCGAAGACACCCTGATTATGAGTTTTATGATATTCTGTAAAGATTTTATGAAGCTCCGGAGCCGGTGTATAGCCATTGGATGTACAAGAATCCTCTGCCATTTTAATACCGCCATAAGGCATAAATGCCCGTTTCAGTGGTTTGTCGGTCTGAAGCCCTACTACCTTTTCCAGGTCTTTTAATTCTTCACTGATATAGCCCGGCCCATGGGAAGTCAGTGAGGATACAATCTCCGTATCCATATCCAGAACGCCGCCTTTTGCACGTTCCTCTTTCTGCAGTTTTGACAGTGCAGACCAGAGTTTTTCCGTTGCTTCGGTGGGGCCTTCCAGGAACTCCTGATTTCCTTCATACGGTTCGTAGTTGTGCTGGATAAAGTCACGAGTATTGACTTCTTCCTTCCAGATTCTACCTTTAAATCCATCCCATTGTTTGAAGTTATTCATCTTTGCAAGTCCTCCTTCTAAGACAATAATTGTGTAGAAGCTGCCTTTAGACCGGACCGGATATATTAAAAAAAGCCGGTCCTATCCAGACAACTTCTGCCCAGACGGTCGGCTAAATCAACGTTATACTCCCTGTGGTTCATTCCACTTCCGCCAGTTATATAACATCTGTAGTATAATGCATTTTTTTAAGAATTGTCAATAAAAGGAACGAATCTTTTATGTTCTTTTTCGTATACATATTACAAAAATTATTACGGATCACCGAAATGGATAGCCAATTGCAAAAGGAGGTAATCTGTACATATGGTTCAAAGGTCCGCTGCCCTTTCCCAGATCAAGCCCGTCCTGCAGCGCACCGGTCAGGTAATTTTTGGCATTCTTTACGCTTCTTTCCAGAGGATATCCTGCAGCAAGACTACAGGCAATGGCGGAAGACAAGGTGCATCCTGTTCCGTGTGTATTGGGATTTTCTATCCTCTTTGTGGAAAACCAGGTACATCTGCCCTTCTCATATAAAAGATCATCCGCTCCATTTTTCAAATGGCCGCCTTTTAGCAGAACCGCACCGGAGCCATACTTTGCTATTTTTTCTGCGGCTCGTTTCATATCCTTGGGGCTGCCCACAGAAAAACCACAGAGTGCTTCCGCTTCCGAAAGATTTGGTGTCACCACTGCTGCCAGAGGGAAAAGCTCCTCTCTCAGCGCTTCAGAGGCATCCTCCGATAGGAGTCTGCTGCCGCTTGTGGATATCATGACCGGGTCTAATACCACATCCTGCGCCTGGTATTTTTTCAGCCTTCCGGCAATTTCCCGTATGATCTTTTCGTTGGAGACCATACCGATTTTTACTGCATCCGGGCGGATATCTGTGAAAATGCAGTCCATCTGTTTTCCTACAAATTCCGCGTCACACTCCTGTATCCCATATACACCTGTTGTATTCTGCGCCGTGAGTGCTGTGATCACACTCATGGCGTACATCTTATGGACTGTTATGGTTTTAATATCCGCCTGGATTCCGGCTCCTCCGCTGCAGTCTGATCCGGCAATAGTCAATACTTTTTTCACATTTTATGCCCCCAATCTTCCCATTTTTCAAGATAAACATCAGCCAGTTTAAGCAATTTTCCTCTGTCTTTTTCCGAATAAAGATCACGAATAACTGCCAGTAAAAATCCGGCATTTTTCGCTGTTTCCGCCGCAAAATATGCATCTTCCAGCACTAATGTCTCTACTTTTTTTGTACCGATGATTCCCATCGCCATCTCATATATTCGTGGATTTCTTTTACCGGCTCCCGCCTCCGTACAAGTGAGGATACCAGTAAAATATGAATCAATTCCGTTATTTTTAAGCGCAGCTTCTATAAGAAGCCTGTTTGTGGATGTGGCGATACACATTCTGATACCCCGGCTCTTTAAATCCTCCAGCACGGAAAGCAGTCCCGGTTTGATCCGGATTTCCTCTTTATAATAGTCATATATCATGGTATTAAATTCGTCAATGATTTGGTCCTTGTGGAGCAAAATCCCATAGCTGGTGCGGAAATATTCTGCAGACTCTTCCATTGTCATGGTCTCCAGTTTTTGGCGGATATCCTTCCGGGGCCTGATTCCCTTTCGTTTCAGATAGAGCTCTCCTGCCTGGTCCCACAGCCCCATAGAATCAAAGAGTGTGCCATCCGCGTCGAATATGGCACCCTTTATCCCTCTCATTTTTTTATCATCTCCTTAGCCAGTGCCAGCAGTTCCTCACAGGCGGTTCTGATATCCGGCTGTCCAAAAATGCCGGATATGACGGAAATGCCTGCCGCACCGCTTCCGGCAAGCTGCATCACGTTATTTTTCTTAATTCCGCCGATCGCCACAACAGGGATGGATACCGCCTGACAGACCTCTTTCAGGGTATTCCATGCGATTACATCCGCGTCTTCTTTGGTGGAGGTGGAAAACACTGCCCCCACGCCCAGATAATCCGCCCCCGCTTTTTCTGCCCGCAAAGCCTCTAAAACAGTCCGGGCGGAGACGCCGATGATCTTATCCTGGCCCAGTTTTTCCCTGACGCTTCCCGCCTCCATATCGCTCTGCCCCACATGTACGCCGTCCGCATCCACAGCCAGGGCAAGGTCCACATTGTCATTGATCATCATGGGGACACGGTAACTGGCGGCAAGAGCCTTTATATCCTTTGCCTCACGCAGAAAATCCTCATACGGCATCTCTTTTTCCCTGAGCTGCAAAAGCGTAATACCTCCGTCCAGAGATGCTTTTACCTGCTCATAAATTGTCTTTTCCCCCACCCAGGATCGGTCCGTAACGGCATACAGAAGCAGGGCACGTCTCACCATTTCTCTTTTCTCAGCGCAGTTCATATTTTGCTCCTCTCTCCAGCTCGCTGCCGGTCAAATGATATACCTCATCAATCAGATAGTTTCTGCAGGATGCGTTGCCCCTGCGCTCACTTTCCATCTTCTCAAATGCCTTTTCCCCACACAGGCCCATGGAGATCACAGCAGCAGCCACAGCTTCCAGCCTTCTGTCAGGATTGGCTGCCAGATATGCTGCAGTGAGGGAGCTGAGCATACAGCCGCAGCCTGTGATCTTTGCCATGACAGGGTTCCCAACCGCTGATGGCGATCACTGCCCCTGTCTTTTTTGAAAAATCCTTTGCGAATGTTATGGTCTTTTCCAGATTTTCGTCTGTCACAGTATCCGCCCCATCAGCATCCACTCCCTTGGAACTGTTTCCTCCTCCGGCAATGGTCTTAATTTCAGAAATATTTCCCCGGATGGCAGTAAAAGAAATTTCCCTGAGCAATTGTTCCGCTGTCTTCCTGCGGTATGTGGATGCCCCCGCCCCCACAGGGTCAAGTACAATGGGATGTCCGCAGCTTCCCGCACTTTTCCCCGCCAAAAGCATGGCTTTCACGGAACGGGGATGCAAGGTCCCCATATTGATGTTCAGACCGTCGCAGAGGCGTCCCATCTCCTCTGCTTCCTCCTCCCCGTCCGACATGGTTGGGGAAGCGCCGCAGGCCAACGTAATATTGGCACAGTCATTTGCAGTAACATAATTGGTGATGTTCTGGATCATAGGCGATTTACTCCTGACGTTTTCCAGTATTTCTCCCAGCATTTTTTCTCCTTTCTGCATCCTGAAACATAAAAAGGGAGACGCCAACACGTCTCCCGGAATCTTGCTCTCTCCCTACGCTGGCATTACCCATATCAGGTTAACGGGTCGAAGTTGGTGACTTCCTCTCAGCCTGCCGCTACAAGCTCCCCCAATGAAACTTATTCATATTTTTACTTTAACTGGTTATCAGGATACCACACTTACCTGTTCCTGTCAAATTCTGTCAGCTTTCTTCTCCGTGGCGGCGCCTGAAAGATATCACTGTACCGCAAAGTTCTTATCTATCCTTTTCTCTTTTCCAGACCATTTTCTGTCAGTTCATAGATGGTGTCACATACCTCATCCATATACTTTCTGTCATGGGAGACACTGATGACTGCCCCTTTGAAATCTGCCAGAAGTCTTCGGATAACAGGCCCGGACAGGGGCGAAAAATTTCTGGTAGGTTCATCCAAAAGAAGCACATTGCTGCCGTCCAGGCTCATTTTCAGGAAAAACAGTTTTGCTTTCTGACCGCCGGAAAGCTGAGAGATACTGTGGTCCATCTCATCTGCCGTGTATTTCATACTGCCCAGATACGTGCGGATCCTGCTGATTTCCTCTTTGTCTCCCTTTTTTTGCAGAAATTCTGCCGGGGTTTTACTGCCATCCATTTTTTCTTCGTAATTCTGAGGCATATAAGCCACATGCAGGTCTGTTCTCTCCTGCATGGATTCCGCTATCTTCCGCAGAAGTGTGGTTTTTCCAATGCCGTTTGCTCCTGTGATACAAACTTTTTTTGGTCCCTTAACAGACAAGACGATCTGCTGAGAGAGCATCCGTTCCCCGATACAGAGCTTTTCAAGAAAATATGCAAGCACTGTCTTACCGTTTGGAATGGAAGTATCTTTTGGAAACCGGATAAATATGGCATCCTCTGTCTCCGGTATCTCTGTCCTGTCCTCCGCTTCTCTTAGATAGCGGCGTTCCATGGCTTTTACGGCGTGCATCTTCTTTTTCAGCAACTGCCCGCCGTGGGGGTTCTGCCGGGTTGATATTGTTCTGGTCACGCTCCACTTTCTGCTGGATCCTGCGGAACCGCTCTTCCTGTTTTCTGGCCTCCTCCCGTTCTTTTCTCGCAATGCGCTCCTGATTGGTAAGTCCTCTTGCCCTGTTTTCCATATAGGTTTTGTAATCCATCTTCGCAACAGAGTATCTGGGTTTTGTCTTTCTGTTAATCTGCTCCAGATGGATAATGACATTGGCTGTCCGCTCAATCAGGGTCTCATCATGGGAAATATAGAGAATGGGTATTTGGCATTGGTTCATAAAATTCTCCATCCACTCCAATGTCCTGATATCAATGTCATTGGACGGTTCGTCCAACAGAAGAATATCCGGATTTTCCATTAGGATCCCGGCCATCTGCAGCTTGATCTTCTCCCCGCCGGAAAGCGCGCCCATCTTTTGCTGGGAATAATAAATATCCGCCGGTATTCCCAGTTCCCGGCTCATATTTGACAGTTCTTTTGGTGACATATTGTAAAAACCTGTGTTCCCGGTAAAATATTCCCAGACGCTTTTCTCCAGATTCTGCTCCTCCAATTCCTGGGGCAGATACCCCGTCTTTCGCTGGTTTTTAATGATTTCTCCTGTGAACTCCGCATAGGATTCCACAAGGGCCGGGTCACAGATCAGCTTCAAAAGTGTGGATTTGCCGTTTCCCTCTTCCCCGATCATGACAGCTCTGTCACCGGGATTCAGCACAAAGGAAAAATTCTCCACCAGGGTTCTCATATCTTTTTTATGTGTAATCGTCAGATTTTTGATCTGCATCATATTGCATCCCTTCTTTCCTGATATAAAAAGAGCCTGTTTCTCCACCGGAAAAACAGACTCTCAAATATGCGCACCTATATCAGGACCCGCAAAGATATCATCAAAAGGATATGATACCACTCTTCAGTCAGTCTACTCTCCGGCAACGAAAACAGACCTGACGCGCAGGTTACTCTCTGTCTTCTATGCTCCGAATCATAAACTACTGAATCATCCTATCCCTCTTTTCTTTACATTCTCTTGCAGAACACTCTGCAGATATCATTCTAAACGACACAAAACTTTCTGTCAAGCATCATTTTCACTATATACCCTGAAGGAACGTTTTCCTGCACGCTTTGCCTGATACAGGGCCTCATCTGCACGCCGGTACATCTCCTCATAGGAAAGCTTATTTCCTGTCTGATAAGATACCCCTGCGGAGAGTGTCACGTTATACTGTTCCACACTCTCATCCTGCAGTGTATAGGTAACGAGCTGCTGCAGCCTTTTCAGACAAACGCCTTTGTCCCTCACACCCTCCAAAAACACCATAAATTCATCTCCGCCGATACGGGCACAGATATCATTTTTCCGGAAGGTAGACTGGAGGGCACATGCCACTTGAAGAAGAATGTTGTCCCCAAACGGATGCCCGTAGGTGTCATTGAGCATTTTAAATCCATCCACATCCAGCATGATCATCATGCAGGAGGATGTATGCTCCATATTTTTCAGGCGCCGTTTGATAAGACGCTCTCCTGACCTGCGGTTGTAGATACCGGTGAGGCAGTCCTTTTCCGCTCCCTGGCGGTAATAGATTTCCCTCATGGTCTGTTCATGGGTGTCCAGCATCCTGCCTATTTTTCTGTCAAAACCGTCATCCTGCCCTTTGAAATGGGCGATCTGGCATCTGGTCCACAGATTATTGCCCTCCCCGTCCACCACGACCACATCCTGTTCTTCCTTATCAAAACGCGGTTCCTCCATGGGATGATTGTGGACCATCAGTTTGAGTTCTCCCTTTTTCTCACAATTCTCACACAGGAAAGGTACGAAGTCTTTCTTCCGGGGCGGTCTTCCGAATCGCTGTTCAAAACAGCCGTAGACATGAACGGTACAGTTTTTGCAGCGGATGTCAAAATCCACGTCATTCGCCAGTATGGTGAGAATTCTCTGCAGGTGATCCCTGCGGTTCACCTGCTTTCTCAGCCTGATCTTTTCCGTGGCATCCACAAGAAAAACATAAAAATAATGTCTGCCGCTCTCATCCTCCACCAGACGCCCGTAATCCTCTACCCACAAAACAGTACCATCCTGACAGCAGATCCTGTATTCCACGTAGTCGTATGTACCGGATTCGATCTGCCTTTTGATTTCGCTTTCCACGCGCTCCAGGTCCTTGGGATGCACCATGCCTCTAAAAGAACCGTTGGTGAGCTTTACAAAAGCCTCCATATCTTCGCATCGGTAAAGCTTTAATATGTTGTCATTGACATAAGTGATCTTCTCACCGTCCTCAGCCTCATAGATAAAAAAACCGCCCGGCATACGGGCAAGATACTTTTGCGGCTGCTTTGGAACGGGCGGGAACGGGGAAACGGACGCGGACCCCGAAACAGGCAGCGGCTCCGAAACAGACGAGGGTTCCGGCTGCCATCCCCGGCATACATCTATAAATCCCTGGCTTTTTGCGTATTGCTCCATCTCCTCCAGTGACAGTTCTATGGCACTGTTGGCGCTTCCGCAGGCCGGAAATACCGTCTTAAATCTTTTCATGGAGAGATCCAGGAACACCCGGACATCCTCCGGGATTCCGAAGGGACATACCCCGCCCACTGCATGTCCTGTACTGGCTTCCACTTCATCGGGAGAAAGCATTTTAGCCTTCGTGTGAAAATACTCTTTGAATTTTTTATTGTCCACCCTGGCGTCTCCTGCCATCACCACAAGCACAGTCCTGCCGTCCACCAGAAAGGACAGGGTTTTTGCAATGCGGGCCGGTTCACATCCTGCGGCCTGGGCTGCCAGCTCTACGGTGGCTGAAGACTGAGAAAATTCCAGTATACGTCCCTCTATGCCGAAACCGCTAAAATACTCCTTTACATTTTCAATTGCCATCTCTGCACCTCATTTTTACAGACCGAGTTTCTCCATCCACTCCTTTTCCTTAAATCCTGTGACAACAAAGGATTCTCCCACCAGTACCGGACGCTTTACCAGCATACCGTCCGTGGCAAGCAGCGCAAGCTGCTCCTCCTCACTCATGTCCGGCAGCTTCTCTTTCAGGTTCAGCTCTTTATACTTCATGCCGCTGGTGTTAAAAAAACGTTTCAGCGGCAGACCGCTTGCACGGTACCATGTCTCCAGTTCCTCCTTCGTAGGTTTTTCCTCTATGATATGGCGGTCTTCAAACTCTATTCCCTTCTCTGTAAGCCATTTCTTTGCTTTCTGGCAGGTACTGCATTTTGGATACTCTATAAATAACATATGTGTAATGCCTCCTTTTTTGTAACCATCTGCCTTGTAACTGTGAAGGTACGGAACGGTTACCCTTTTTCATGGTTCTAGTTTATCATTATACTTTGCCGCTTTCAACTACAAAAAGCCTTCTTTGCCTCCTCCTTTTGTATTTTATTCAATACTTTTTTAATCCAGATTGACAAGAGGCTTCCGACTGTGATATTTATATAGCACAGGTTACATTTTGTATACAATATACAATTTGGAAATATTTGGTAACTTGTTTTTCTTTGAGGCTGCTGCACATAATTTTGCCAGCTTTGATTCATGATTACAGCAGGAGGTAAATACTTTATGAGAACAGAATGGAGAACCTTTACAGGCGGTGCCTGGGAAAAAGAAATTAATGTACGGGATTTTATCCAGCAGAATTATACACCATACGAGGGGGACGGAACCTTTCTCAAATCAGCCACTGAGGACACAAAAGATTTGTGGCAGCAGGTTCTTGCCCTTACAAAAGAAGAACGGGAAAAGGGCGGAGTTTTGGATATGGACACTAAGATCGTATCCACGATCACATCCCACGGCCCCGGTTATCTGAATAAAGACAAGGAAAAGATCGTGGGACTGCAGACAGACAAACCGCTGAAGCGCTCCATGCAGCCATACGGCGGTATCCGAATGGCGGTCAAAGCCTGCGAGGACAATGGCTATCATGTGGATCCTGAAGTAGTGGAGTATTTCACCGCACACAGAAAGACCCACAACGCCGGTGTATTTGATGCCTACACCCCTGAAATGCGGGCCTGCCGTTCCAACCACATTATAACCGGACTTCCGGATGCCTATGGCAGAGGGCGCATTATCGGCGATTACAGAAGGGCTGCCCTCTACGGGGTAGACCGCCTGATCGAGGAGAAAGAGGAAGAAAAAGCCACCACCCGCAGCATCATGTATTCTGATGTGATCCGTGAACGGGAGGAATTGTCAGAGCAGATCCGTGCGCTGAAAATGCTGAAGGAACTGGCCCGCATTTACGGCTGTGACATCTCCAGGCCTGCCGAGAACATACTTGAGGCCACACAGGCACTGTATTTTGCTTACCTGGCAGCCGTGAAGGAGCAGAACGGAGCCGCCATGAGCCTTGGCCGTACTTCCACCTTCCTGGATATCTATGCAGAGAGGGATTTAAAGGATGGAACCTATACAGAGTCCCAGATACAGGAGATCATTGATCAGTTTATTATGAAACTCCGCCTTGTCTGCTTTGCCCGCACACCTGACTACAACCAGATTTTCGCGGGAGACCCTACCTGGGTTACGGAATCCATCGGCGGCATGGGGCTGGACGGCCGTCCCCTGGTGACAAAAATGTCTTTTCGATACCTTCACACCCTGGACAATCTGGGCGCTGCTCCGGAACCGAACCTGACTGTTTTATGGTCCTCCAGACTTCCTGAGAGCTTTAAGGAATACTGTGCCGAGATTTCCATCCGCCACTCTGCTATCCAGTATGAAAACGATGATGTGATGCGCCCGGTACACGGAGACGACTACGGTATTGCCTGCTGTGTATCCTCCATGCGCATTGGCAAAGAGATGCAGTTCTTCGGCGCTCGTGCCAACCTGGCCAAATGTCTGCTCTATGCCATCAACGGCGGCGTGGATGAGATTTCCGGCCAGCAGGTGGGACCCAAATTCCGTCCCATTACGTCCGAATATCTTAACTATGATGAAGTGATGGAAAAATACAGGGATATGATGAAATGGCTGGCAGGCGTCTATGTAAATGCCCTGAACATCATCCATTACATGCACGACAAATACAGCTATGAACGCCTGCAGATGGCCCTTCATGACAAAGAGGTCCGCCGCTGGTTCGCCACCGGGATCGCCGGATTTTCCGTTGTGGCAGACTCACTCTCAGCCATCCGTTACGCCAAAGTAAAACCCGTGCGCAATGAACAGGGGATTGCCGTTGATTTTGAGATTGAAGGGGATTTTCCGAAATACGGAAACGACGATGACCGCGCAGACCTGATTGCCCAGGATGTGCTCCACACCTTTATGCAGTACATCAAAGGAAACCACACTTACCGGGGAGGTGTTCCCACCACATCCATCCTGACTATCACTTCCAATGTGTCCTACGGTAAGAACACAGGATCCACCCCGGACGGAAGAAAAGCCGGAGAAGCTTTCGCACCGGGAGCCAACCCCATGCACGGGCGGGATACCAACGGTGCGGTTGCCTCCATGGCGACTGTGGCTAAGATGCCCTTTATGGATGCCCAGGACGGCATCTCCAACACCTTCTCCATCATACCGGATGCTCTTGGCAAAAACGGAAATGCAGCGAAAAACCTGGTGGCACTGCTGGACGGCTACGCAGCAAAGGGCGGGCATCACCTGAACGTAAATGTGTTTAACAGGGACACGCTTCTGGATGCGCAGAAACATCCTGAAAAATATCCCCAGCTCACGATCCGCGTATCCGGTTATGCCGTAAACTTTATCAAACTGACAAAAGAACAGCAGGATGAAGTGATCTCCAGAACCTTTCACCAGAATATATAGGAAAAGGCAGGTGTCCACATGAAAGGATATATCCACTCCCAGGAGAGTTTCGGAACCGTGGACGGGCCGGGTGTCCGCTATGTTGTATTTTTCCAGGGCTGTCCCATGCGCTGCCTGTACTGCCACAATCCCGATACCTGGAAGTCCGGGGAAGGCACCCTCATAGATACAGAGGAGATCATAGCATCTATGGAACGGAACCGTGCCTTTTACGCCACAGGGGGACTGACCGCCACCGGAGGAGAGCCTCTTTTACAGCTTCCCTTCCTGACAGAACTGTTTGAAAAGGCCAAAGCCCAGGGTATCCACACCTGTCTGGATACCTCCGGCGTCACATTCAGGGCTGACAGTCCGGATTATCTGAAAAAGGTGGAGCGGCTTTTAAAAGCCACCGATCTGGTGATGCTGGACCTTAAACATATCCGGGAGGATGAGCACAAAAGCCTGACCGGACATTCCAACAAAAACATTCTGGATTTCGCCAGGTATCTGGACGCCCACCGGGTTCCTCTCTGGGTCCGCCATGTAGCTGTACCAGGTATTACCTTTGACCGGGACTCTCTATTTGCCCTGGGTAGTTTTCTCGGTTCCCTGAAAAATCTAAAAGCTGTGGAAGTGCTCCCCTATCACTCCATGGGAAAAGTCAAATACGATAACCTGGGACTTCCATATCCTTTGTGTGACACAAGACAGCTCACAAAAGAAGAGGCCCGGACAGCATACGAGATCATTCTGGACGGAATGGAAAATGTAACCCATACAAGGTTCCTCTCTCATTACACCTGACACTGCGCCTGCCGGAGAAATAAAATCCGGCAGGCCTTTTTTATCCTTTTCTCTTTCGACAACTCTCGACATTCTTTTAAGATTGTATTATACTTTGATACAAAGCTGCATTTTCACCTCATCAGGAAAACTC includes the following:
- a CDS encoding HAD family hydrolase; the protein is MRGIKGAIFDADGTLFDSMGLWDQAGELYLKRKGIRPRKDIRQKLETMTMEESAEYFRTSYGILLHKDQIIDEFNTMIYDYYKEEIRIKPGLLSVLEDLKSRGIRMCIATSTNRLLIEAALKNNGIDSYFTGILTCTEAGAGKRNPRIYEMAMGIIGTKKVETLVLEDAYFAAETAKNAGFLLAVIRDLYSEKDRGKLLKLADVYLEKWEDWGHKM
- a CDS encoding arsenate reductase family protein, with amino-acid sequence MLFIEYPKCSTCQKAKKWLTEKGIEFEDRHIIEEKPTKEELETWYRASGLPLKRFFNTSGMKYKELNLKEKLPDMSEEEQLALLATDGMLVKRPVLVGESFVVTGFKEKEWMEKLGL
- a CDS encoding ATP-binding cassette domain-containing protein; translation: MMQIKNLTITHKKDMRTLVENFSFVLNPGDRAVMIGEEGNGKSTLLKLICDPALVESYAEFTGEIIKNQRKTGYLPQELEEQNLEKSVWEYFTGNTGFYNMSPKELSNMSRELGIPADIYYSQQKMGALSGGEKIKLQMAGILMENPDILLLDEPSNDIDIRTLEWMENFMNQCQIPILYISHDETLIERTANVIIHLEQINRKTKPRYSVAKMDYKTYMENRARGLTNQERIARKEREEARKQEERFRRIQQKVERDQNNINPAEPPRRAVAEKEDARRKSHGTPLSKRSGGQDRDTGDRGCHIYPVSKRYFHSKR
- the pflB gene encoding formate C-acetyltransferase, producing the protein MRTEWRTFTGGAWEKEINVRDFIQQNYTPYEGDGTFLKSATEDTKDLWQQVLALTKEEREKGGVLDMDTKIVSTITSHGPGYLNKDKEKIVGLQTDKPLKRSMQPYGGIRMAVKACEDNGYHVDPEVVEYFTAHRKTHNAGVFDAYTPEMRACRSNHIITGLPDAYGRGRIIGDYRRAALYGVDRLIEEKEEEKATTRSIMYSDVIREREELSEQIRALKMLKELARIYGCDISRPAENILEATQALYFAYLAAVKEQNGAAMSLGRTSTFLDIYAERDLKDGTYTESQIQEIIDQFIMKLRLVCFARTPDYNQIFAGDPTWVTESIGGMGLDGRPLVTKMSFRYLHTLDNLGAAPEPNLTVLWSSRLPESFKEYCAEISIRHSAIQYENDDVMRPVHGDDYGIACCVSSMRIGKEMQFFGARANLAKCLLYAINGGVDEISGQQVGPKFRPITSEYLNYDEVMEKYRDMMKWLAGVYVNALNIIHYMHDKYSYERLQMALHDKEVRRWFATGIAGFSVVADSLSAIRYAKVKPVRNEQGIAVDFEIEGDFPKYGNDDDRADLIAQDVLHTFMQYIKGNHTYRGGVPTTSILTITSNVSYGKNTGSTPDGRKAGEAFAPGANPMHGRDTNGAVASMATVAKMPFMDAQDGISNTFSIIPDALGKNGNAAKNLVALLDGYAAKGGHHLNVNVFNRDTLLDAQKHPEKYPQLTIRVSGYAVNFIKLTKEQQDEVISRTFHQNI
- the thiE gene encoding thiamine phosphate synthase, translated to MNCAEKREMVRRALLLYAVTDRSWVGEKTIYEQVKASLDGGITLLQLREKEMPYEDFLREAKDIKALAASYRVPMMINDNVDLALAVDADGVHVGQSDMEAGSVREKLGQDKIIGVSARTVLEALRAEKAGADYLGVGAVFSTSTKEDADVIAWNTLKEVCQAVSIPVVAIGGIKKNNVMQLAGSGAAGISVISGIFGQPDIRTACEELLALAKEMIKK
- a CDS encoding ATP-binding cassette domain-containing protein, translating into MERRYLREAEDRTEIPETEDAIFIRFPKDTSIPNGKTVLAYFLEKLCIGERMLSQQIVLSVKGPKKVCITGANGIGKTTLLRKIAESMQERTDLHVAYMPQNYEEKMDGSKTPAEFLQKKGDKEEISRIRTYLGSMKYTADEMDHSISQLSGGQKAKLFFLKMSLDGSNVLLLDEPTRNFSPLSGPVIRRLLADFKGAVISVSHDRKYMDEVCDTIYELTENGLEKRKG
- the thiD gene encoding bifunctional hydroxymethylpyrimidine kinase/phosphomethylpyrimidine kinase; translation: MKKVLTIAGSDCSGGAGIQADIKTITVHKMYAMSVITALTAQNTTGVYGIQECDAEFVGKQMDCIFTDIRPDAVKIGMVSNEKIIREIAGRLKKYQAQDVVLDPVMISTSGSRLLSEDASEALREELFPLAAVVTPNLSEAEALCGFSVGSPKDMKRAAEKIAKYGSGAVLLKGGHLKNGADDLLYEKGRCTWFSTKRIENPNTHGTGCTLSSAIACSLAAGYPLERSVKNAKNYLTGALQDGLDLGKGSGPLNHMYRLPPFAIGYPFR
- a CDS encoding sensor domain-containing diguanylate cyclase — protein: MPGGFFIYEAEDGEKITYVNDNILKLYRCEDMEAFVKLTNGSFRGMVHPKDLERVESEIKRQIESGTYDYVEYRICCQDGTVLWVEDYGRLVEDESGRHYFYVFLVDATEKIRLRKQVNRRDHLQRILTILANDVDFDIRCKNCTVHVYGCFEQRFGRPPRKKDFVPFLCENCEKKGELKLMVHNHPMEEPRFDKEEQDVVVVDGEGNNLWTRCQIAHFKGQDDGFDRKIGRMLDTHEQTMREIYYRQGAEKDCLTGIYNRRSGERLIKRRLKNMEHTSSCMMIMLDVDGFKMLNDTYGHPFGDNILLQVACALQSTFRKNDICARIGGDEFMVFLEGVRDKGVCLKRLQQLVTYTLQDESVEQYNVTLSAGVSYQTGNKLSYEEMYRRADEALYQAKRAGKRSFRVYSENDA
- the pflB gene encoding formate C-acetyltransferase, with protein sequence MNNFKQWDGFKGRIWKEEVNTRDFIQHNYEPYEGNQEFLEGPTEATEKLWSALSKLQKEERAKGGVLDMDTEIVSSLTSHGPGYISEELKDLEKVVGLQTDKPLKRAFMPYGGIKMAEDSCTSNGYTPAPELHKIFTEYHKTHNQGVFDAYTPEMKKARHNKIITGLPDTYGRGRIVGDYRRVALYGVDFLMEKKKEDYDNCGCGIMTDEIIRQREEISMQYRALADMKKMAMSYGYDISKPAQNAKEAVQWLYFGYLAAIKTQNGAAMSVGRVGTFLDIYMQRDLENGTLTEKEAQELVDHFIMKLRMVKFARVPSYNQLFSGDPVWATVEVAGMGQDGRSMVTKTDYRILRTLENMGPAPEPNLTVLYSSRLPENFKKYAAFISVETSSIQYENDDVMRPVWGDDYSICCCVSATQTGKEMQFFGARANLAKCLLYAINGGMDEKSRVQVGPEYKPITSDYLEYDELVRKYEIMMDWLAGLYVNTLNLIQYMHDKYYYEAAEMALIDTDVRRTFATGIAGFSHVVDSLSAVKYAKVKVVRDEEGMAVDFETEGDFPRYGNDDDRADDIAVWLLHTFLEKLKKYPTYRNSEPTTSILTITSNVVYGKATGALPDGRKAGEPLSPGANPSYGAEKNGLLASLNSVAKLPYEWALDGISNTQTINPGAIGHSEEERINNLMHILDGYFDQGAHHLNVNVFGIEKLVDAMEHPEKEEYANFTIRVSGYAVKFIDLTREQQLDVIARSAHERI